ATTACTAGTAGCAGATTTATCACTACCATCTGAAGTAAGTGAGGCAGTAACAACGGTACCTTGCCCAGTGAGGCAGTAAGAAACGGTTACCTTAGCCCAGTGAGGCCCAGTAAAACGGTACCTGCCACGTGAGCAGGAACAACCGGTACCTTGCCCAGTGAGGCAGTAACAACGGTACCTTGCCCAGTGAGGCAGTAACAACGGTACCTTGCCCAGTGAGGCAGTAACAACGGTACCTTGCCCAGTGAGGCAGTAACAACGGTACAATGCCCATTGAGGCAGTAACAACGGTACCTTGCCCAGTGAGGCAGTAACAACGGTACCTTGCCCAGTGAGGCAGTAACAACGGTACCTTGCCCAGTGAGGCAGTAACAACGGTACCTTGCCCAGTGAGGCAGTAACAACGGTACAATGCCCATTGAGGCAGTAACAACGGTACCTTGCCCAGTGAGGCAGTAACAACGGTACCTTGCCCAGTGAGGCAGCACGGCCGGATCCTCTCGATGATATCCACACAGATGAGAGAGAAGAGCACAAGAGAGACGGGCAGCTCAGAGAAGTGGTCCTGTCTGTACTGGGGTCCCTTATCCACCTGCACCTGAATGGACCGACGTAGAGCGAGATTGAGTTAGGGTTTagggctaggggttaaggttagatgtcaggggttaagtttagggctaggggttagggttttcCAAGGTCATCATTGGAAAATTTGAGACACCGTCAGGAAAACGTCTCCATAGAGACACCGTCAGGAAAACGTCTCCATAGAGACACCGTCAGGAAAACGTCTCCATAGAGACACTCCATAGAGAAACCGTCAGGAAAACGGTTCCATAGAGACACCGTCAGGAAAACGTCTCCATAGAGACACCGTCAGGAAAACGTCTCCATAGAGACACCGTCAGGAAAACGTCTCCATAGAGACACCGTCAGGAAAACGTCTCCATAGAGACACCGTCAGGAAAACGTCTCCATAGAGACACCGTCAGGAAAACGTCTCCATAAGAGCCACCGTCAGGAAAACGTTTCTCAAGAGGACACCGTCAGGAAAACGTTCTCCTAGAGACACCGTCAGGAAAAGTCTCATAGAGACACCGTCAGGAAAACGTTCATAGAGACACGTCAGGGAACACGTCTCATAGAGAGGACACCGCAGGAAAACGTTCTCATAGAGACACCGTCAGGAAAACGTCTCCATAGAGACACCGTCAGGAAAACGTCATCATTTGAGACAACGTCAGGAAAGTCTCCAGAGAGGACAACGTCAGGAAAAACGTTCTCAATAGAATAGAGACACGTCAGGAAAATGTCTCCATAGAGACACCGTCAGGAAAACGTCCTCAAGAGACACGTCAGAAAAGTCTCATGAGACACCGTCAGGAAAACGTCTCCATCGAGACACCGTCAGAAAACATCATCATTGAGACACCGTAAGGGGAAGGAAAACGTCGTCCATAGAGGACACCGGCAGGAAAACGGCTCCATAGAGACACCGTCCGGAAAACGTCCCATAGAGACACGTCAGGAAAAGTCTGCTAATAGAGACACCGTCAGGAAACGTCTCCATAGAGGACACCGTCAGGAAACGTATCCATAGAGACAACGTCAGGAAACGTCTCCATAGAGGGACACGTCAGGAAAACGTCTCCATAGAGACACCGTCAGGAAAACGTCTCCATAGAGACACCGTCAGGAAAACGTCTCCATAGAGACACCGTCAGGAAAACGTCTCCATAGAGACACCGTCAGGAAAACGTCTCCATAGAGACACCGTCAGGAAAACGTCTTCATTGAGATAGAAAAATCTAAAATCTTCGTTATAAGATTTTGGCAGTAAGATCTCATTGAATGTCCTGAACATCAGCGAAGGAGATACTATGAAAAAGGAATGTAGCTGGTATATGTTGTGACCAAGTGTTGGTtattagggttaaggttggggtgaggcggttagggttagggttggggtgaggcggttagggttagggtgagacGGTTAGGGTGAGACGGTTAGGGTGAGGCGGTTAGGGTGAGGCGGTTAGGGTGAGACTGTTAGGGTGAGACTGTTAGGGTGAGACTGTTGGGGCGAGACTGTTGGGGCGAGACTGTTGGGGCGAGACTGTTGGGGCGAGGCTGTTGGGGCGAGGCTGTTGGGGCGAGGCTGTTGGGGCGAGGCTGTTGGGGCGAGGCTGTTGGGGCGAGGCTGTTGGGGCGAGGCTGTTGGGCGAGTGTTGGGGCGAGCGCTGTGGTGCGAAGTGTTGGCGAGGCTGTTGGGGCGAGGTGTTGGGGGATGCGTTGGGGCGAGGCTGTTGGGGCGAGGCTGTTGGGGCGAGGCTGTTGGGGCGAGGCTGTTGGGGCGAGGCTGTTGGGGCGAGGCTGTTGGGGCGAGGCTGTTGGGGCGAGGCTGTTGGGGCGAGGCTGTTGGGGCGAGGCTGTTGGGGCGAGGCTGTTGGGGCGAGGCTGTTGGGGCGAGGCTGTTGGGGCGAGGCTGTTAGGGCGAGGCTGTTAGGGTGAGGCTGTTAGGGTGAGGCTGTAATGACATGACGTAACCTTGTGTTTGAGTTCCTACTTCATTCCACCGTGGATCAGGTTAATAGTCAACCTGTTGTATTTAGGATTGTTAGTGAGCACCTGACTCCCCGTCACAtcctgtacctgtgtgtgtgtgtgtgtgtgtgtgtgtttggtcacTGTGCACACATACTCCACTCACGAGAGAGTCATAAAGTCAAGTGACACATGCACTCACatttatataatttaaaaaaagtatgttttaCCTTGGAACCGGCGATCAGAATAGAGAAGCATGGTAACGTGCACAGAACCACATAGGCCAATGGTGTTGGTCTCCTGAAAAACAGCAGTCAATGACATACTACAATCCAAATCCTCCAATACcgcaaccctggtgttgcaagtgccatgcactaccaactgagctacacaggaaAATGTAATATATAAAGTCATGTATAATGAATAATGTAATGTATGACGTAAAATATGTTATGTATATTGAATCATGTATAATATAATGCGTAATGTATAATGCAAAGTGTGATGTATAACGTAATGTATAATGTAATgtgtactgtataatgtaatgtataatATGATTGTAATGTATAATAtgtataatgtaatgtattgtgaggtataatgtaatgtaatgtataatgtaatgtataatataatgtatcatgtataatgtaatgtataaAGTAATATGTAATGTATAATGTAAtgtgtaatgaaatgtaatatgtataatataatgtataatgtaatgtataatGTAATATATAATGTAAGgtatactgtaatgtaatgtataatGTAATGTGTAATGAAATGTATAATGAAATGTAATAtgtataatataatgtataatgtaatgtataatGTAATATATAATGTAAGGTATAATGTAAGGTATACTGTAATGTaaagtataatgtaatgtataatgtaaggtgtactgtaatgtaatgtataatGTACAACGTAATGTATAATATGATGTAAAATATAATGTAAAATATAATGTAATACGTAATATGTAATGTATAATGCTAAGGGTGATGTGTAATGTATAATATGATATGTAATATATACTATGTATGATGTAACGTGTAATGTAATGTATAGTAAggtataatgtaatgtaatatataatataatattttatgtaatgtaatgtataatGTTGCATATGTAATGTATAATATAATGTAATGTATAATGTATAATTCAAAGTGTGATGTATAATGTGTAATGTAAggtataatgtaatgtaatgtataatGTAAGGTATAATATGATATGTAATGTATTATATGTATAATGTAATGTGTAATGAAATGTATGGtaaggtataatgtaatataatgtataatgtaAGGTATAATGTAAAGTAAGGTGTAATGTAAGGTATAATatattgtaatgtaatgtataatGTAAGCTATAATGTaaagtataatgtaatgtataatGTAATGTAAGGTATAATGTaaagtataatgtaatgtataatGTAAGGTACAATGTAATTaaagtataatgtaatgtataatGTAAGGTACAATGTAATTaaagtataatgtaatgtataatgtaatgtaaggtataatgtaatgtataatGTAATGTAAGGTATAATGTAAGGTATAATGTAATGtataaataatcaaatcaaatcaaattttattggtcacatacacacatggttagcagatgtaatTGGGGGGGGTGagttgtagcgaaatgcttgggcTTCTAGTTCCGATCAATGCAGTAATTAACCACCAAggtctaacctaacaattccacaattactaccttatacacacacacacaagtgtaaagggataaagaatagtACATAAAGAATCGACATGAGTGATGGTTTACAGAAAGGCATAGGCACGATGCAGTAGCTTGTATAGAGACAGTTAGATACATATGAGAGGGGTAATGTAGGGTATTAAACATAAAGGTGGCATAGTTAAAGGCTAGGATACAGTATTTACAAGGatggcagatgcagtagatgataagAGTACAGTTATACAATATATATGAGAGAGTAATGTaggagtatgtaaacattatattaagtggcattgttaaagtggccagtgatacatttttacattatttCCACAATTCCATTATTAAAAGGGTGGAGCTGAGTCAGTATGTGGCAGCGCcaactaaatgttagtggtggctgtaaCAGTCTGAGGgcccttgagatagaagctgtttttcagtctctcggtccctgctttgatgcacctgtactgacctgtactGACCTAATGTATAATGTAATGTAAGGTATAATGTAAAGTATAATGTAAGgtataatgtaatgtataatGTACGGTATAATGTAAGGTATAATGTACggtataatataatgtataatgtaAGGTATAATGTACggtataatataatgtataatataatgtataatgtaAGGTATAATGTAAGTATAAGTAAAGCTAAGTAAGGTATAATGGTATAATGTAATGATACGTAagtataatataatgtataatgtaatgttataagTATAAGCAAGGTATAAGTAATGTTAATGTACGGTAACTGTAAGGTATAATGTACggtataatataatgtataatgtaatgtataatgtaatgtataatgtaaagtataatgtaatgtgtaatgtataatgtacggtataatataatgtataatgtaTAATGTAAAGTATAATGTACGGTATAATGTACggtataatataatgtataatgtaCGGTATAATGTAAGGTATAATGTACggtataatataatgtataatgtaatgtataatgtaatgtataatGTAAAGTATAATGTAAGGTATAatgtataatgtaatgtataatGTACGGTATAATGTATAATGTACGGTATAATGTAAAGTATAATGTACGGTATAATGTAAAGTATAATGTAAGGTACAATATGTAATGTAAGGTATAATGTATAAAGTAATGTATAATGTAATAACATGTATAATGTCTTGTATAATCTTATGTttactgtataatgtaatgtataatATGCTATGTACAATGCAATATGTAatgtataatgtaatgtataatGACATATGTATTGAAATatgtaatgtaaaatataatATGTATAATGTGATGTGTACTGTATAATATAATGCATATGATATGCATAATGTAATGTATAATATATAATATGATAAGTATAatgtataatgtaatgtataatATGTAATGTATAATGTGATGTGTACTGTATAATATAATGCATATGATATGCATAATGTAAtgtataatataatgtataatatgatatgtataatgtataatgtaatgtataatATGTAATGTATAATGTAATATGATATGCGTAATGTAAAATATGTTatgtataatgtaatgtataatataatgtataatatgatatgtataatgtataatatgttatgtataatataatgtataatatgatatgtataatgtataatatgttatgtataatgtaatgtataatatgattctccccactgtataatgtgatgtacagtggggagaacaagtatttgatacactgccgattttgcaggtcttcctacttacaaagcatgtagaggtctgtaatttttatcataggtacacttcaactgtgagagacggaatctaaaacaaaaatccagtgtgtgtgcaaacctggtcaagaactacaggaaacgtatgatctctgtaattgcaaacaaaggtttctgtaccaaatattaagttctgcttttctgatgtatcaaatacttatgtcatgcaataaaatgcaaattaattacttaaaaatcatacaatgtgattttctggatttttgttttagattccgtctctcacagttgaagtgtacctatgataaaaaatgtatgtataaTGTAATGCGTAATGTAATATATCATAAAAAGTGTGACGTATAATGTCATATGTCATGTGCAGTATAACAATGTCATGTATAGTGTGATATGTAACGTATAATATAATGTAATGTTTAATATAATGTCATGTatgtataatgtaatgtataatATAACAATATGATGTATAAAGTAATGTATAATGTGATTTATAACATATATGTCATGTATAACGTAATATAAGGTAAAAAGTAATGTTGAATATAATGTATAAAGTAATATGTAATGTAAGGtataataaataatataatgtataatataATGTAAAATGTAGTCTAATATGTAATGTCATGTATAatgtaatacactgctcaaaaaaataaagggaacacttaaacaacacaatgtaactccaagtcaatcatacttctgtgaaatcaaactgtccacttaggaagcaacactgattgacaataaattccacatgctgttgtgcaaatggaatagacaaaaggtggaaattataggcaattagcaagacacccccaaaaaaggactgattctgcaggtggtgaccacagaccacttctcagttcctatgcttcctggctgatgttttggtcacttttgaatgctggcggtgctctcactctagtggtagcatgagacggagtctacaacccacacaagtggctcaggtagtgcagctcatccaggatggcacatcaatgcgagctgtggcaagaaggtttgctgtgtctgtcagcatagtgtccagagcatggaggcgctaccaggagacaggccagtacatcaggagacgtggaggaggtagtaggagggcaacaacccagcagcaggaccgctacctccgcctttgtgcaaggaggtgcactgccagagccctgcaaaatgacctccagcaggccacaaatgtgcatgtgtcagcatatggtctcacaaggggtctgaggatctcatctcggtacctaatggcagtcaggctacctctggcgagcacatggagggctgtgcggccccacaaagaaatgccaccccacaccatgactgacccaccgccaaaccggtcatgctggaggatgttgcaggcagcagaacgttctccacggcgtctccagaccctgtcacgtctgtcacatgtgctcagtgtgaacctgctttcatctgtgaagagcacagggcgccagtggcgaatttgccaatcttggtgttctttggaaaatgccaaacgtcctgcacggtgttgggctgtaagcacaacccccacctgtggacgtcgggccctcataccaccctcatggagtctgtttctgaccgtttgagcagacacatgcacatgtgtggcctgctggaggtcattttgcagggctcaggcagtgctccaccttgcactaaggcggaggtagcggtcctgctgctgggttgttgccctcctacggcctcctccacgtctcctgatgtactggcctgtctcctggtagtgcctccatgctctggacactatgctgacagacacagcaaaccttcttgccacagctcgcattgatgtgccatcctggatgagctgcactacctgagccacttgtgtgggttgtagactccgtctcatgctaccactagagtgagagcaccgccagcattcaaaagtgaccaaaacatcagccaggaagcataggaactgagaagtggtctgtggtcaccacctgcagaatcactcctgttttggggtgtcttgctaattgcctataatttccaccttttgtctattccatttgcacaacagcatgtgaaatttattgtcaatcagtgttgcttcctaagtggacagtttgatttcacagaagtgtgattgacttggagttacattgtgttttttaagtgttccctttatttttttgagcagtgtatataatgtataatgCAAAGTGTGATTATATAATGTAATATGTGTAATATAATTTACAATGATGCATTACTCATTACATATTATACATTACACGTTTTATTTAAGCAGTACGGCACGatgaggtgtggtatatggccaatataccacggataAGGGCTGTTTGTAAGACCGaagcaatgcggagtgcctgaacacagcccttagccgtggtatactggctatatatcacaaaccccccaaggtgccttattgctattataagctGTTTACCAACGTaactagagcagtaaaaataagtgTTGTCATATCCGTGGTAttcggtctgatataccacggctgtcagccaatcagcattcagggctcgaaacaTCTAGTTTATATTATGTAACATATCATGTATATCACGCAAAGTGTAATGTATACTATATAATGTATGTGATGtataatgtaaaatgtaatgtataCTATATAATGTATGTGATGTAAAATGCAATGTATTCTATACAATGTATGTGATGtataatgtaaaatgtaatgtataCTATATAATGTATGTGATGTAAAATGTAATGTACTCTATACAATGTATGTGATGtataatgtaaaatgtaatgtataATGCAATGTTCTAATTTATAATGTATGTGATGTCTAATGTATAATTACATTACGTTATAAATTGCAGGGCAaaaaatgcttcagagttcaagtaacagacacctctcaacatcaactgttcagaggacactgcgtgaatcaggccttcatggtcgaatttctgcaaagaaaccaagtGAACTGGCgatttccgcatgtgtggttcacacagtgaagcatggagaagatgtgatggtgctttgctggtgacacagtctgtgatttatttagaattcaaggcacacttaaccagcatgactaccacagcattctgcagtgatacgccatcccatctggtttgtgcttagtagGACTAGAATTTGTtcttcaacaggaaaatgactcaaaacacacttccaggctgtgtaagggctattttaccgagacggaaagtgatggagtgctgcatcagatgacctggcctccacaatcaccagacctcaactcaattgagatggtttgagatgagttggaccgcagagtgaaggaaaagcagccaacacgtgctcagcatatgggaactccatcaagactgttggaaaagcattcctcatgaagctggctgagagaatgccaagagtgtgcaaatctgtcatcaacaccaagccataagactcctgaatgtCTCATCAATTGGctgcccagactatttgcattgccccccccccccccccccccctcttttacaccgctgctactctctgttgtcatcaactaagcatagtcactttaataactctacctacatgtacatattacctcaactaaccggtaccccccaGTATAtggtaagcatttcattgtaacaCCTGTTaaattcagcgcatgtgactcatcacattttatttgattaggggcgtcagtttggatggggagtgtcgctgcacagctattttcaggtctctccagagatgtttgatcgggtttaagtccgggctctggctgggccactcaaggacatccccacagcatgatgctgtcaccaccatgcttcaccatagggatggtgtcaggtttcctccagatgtgacgcttggcattcaggccaaagagttcaatcttggtttcatcagaccagagaatcttgtttctcaaggtcaGTGTCCTTTAGATGGCTTtagacaaactccaagcgggctgtcattggccttttactgaggagtggcttccgtctggcaactctaacataaaggactgattggtggagtgctgcacagatggttgtccttctggaaggttctcccatctccacgtgggaactctggagctctgtcagagtgaccatcgggttcttggtcacctcccaaaccaaggcccttctcccctgattgctcagtttggctgggcaaccagctccaggaagagtcttagtggttccaaacttattccatttaagaatgatggaggccactgtgttcgttggtaccttcaatgctgcagaaatattttggtacccttccccagaatcTGTGCCacaacacaattctgtctcggagctctacggacaattccttcgacctcatggcttggtttctgctctgacagctgtgtgcctttccaaatcatgtccaatcaactgcatttaccacaggtggactccaatcaagttgtggaaacatctcaatgacgatcaagatgcacctgagctcaatttcaagtctcatagcaaagggcctgaatacttatgtaaataaggtatgttttttatttttaatacatttgcaaaaaatctctaaaaaccttctttcgctttgtcattatggggtattgtgtgtagattgatgagaaaaacatatttaatacattttagaataaggctgtaacgtaacaaaatgtggaacaagggaagaggtctgaatactttcctaatacaCTGTCTAATGTAATGTACTCACCACTGCGTGATGTCTGTGATGACCGTGCGCTGCTTGAGGACAAGGTACCGGAGTGGAACCCAGACCAGCAGAGATACAGAGGTAACGTAGGCTATGGAAGCTGCTACCACCAACCAATAGGCAGTCAGATCTCCTCTGACATGGAGCATCAGGGAAGCAAACCTCTCCATCACCACGAATATTGGAACACTGAGACAAGCGACCTGTAACACCTCGTACACCACCAGCTTGATCATCCGCCCTGATGGCATGTTGTCTTTAACCCTTGTTCCCCAGGGTTTAGATCCAGACCCTTCCTTTatcaacctctcactcaacaccAGTCTGGTATGAAAGCCTTTCAATTCTCAGTCTGGTGTGAAACTACTCCTGTTGTCTGGAGCAGAAACCAGTGAACCCTCCTGTGGACTCTGCTCACCAACACTGCTTACACATCACTGCACAGCATCACACGACTCGGGAAATCGGATACTTTTATTACTAAGGCAATAAGGTAGTCACGCTCAACTTTTTATGGTGTCGCAAAAAGAAGCACTCCCATACTGTACTAAGGGGGAAAATATTGTTGAACATTACCCATGTCAACTAGATTATATATCCCAACCTAGAACATTACCCATGTCAACTACATTACCTATCAACCTAGAACATTACCCATGTCAACTACATTACCTATCAACCTAGAACATTACCCATGTCAACTACATTACCTATCAACCTAGAACATTACCCATGTCAACTACATTACCTATCAACCTAGAACATTACCCATGTCAACTACATTACCTATCAACCTAGAACACAATCAGTGTAAAAATAAATGCCAGTCATACAGAAATTATATAGTAAACCACAATATTCTGGACATTTGGCTTTTAGTTTTATTGTGAATACCAATGAATAAGCATGGTTAAAAGAGTAAATATTAACAGCTGGGTACATTTAACAGAACCTTTACAACTATCATGTTTGAAAGGTTaacccatagagatcctattaaatgacAGTTAAACCAGGCATGACGTTTCACGGTTGATGCTACACTATACTGTCAGTTGATCCAATGGGATTTATATCCTCTTAAGGTCTGTTACATGCTCCGAGTATCAGGGATGTATAGACCAGAGCTAGGGGGCAGTAGAGGATGTAGTGACATCATGGACCAGAGCTACGGGGTAGTAGAGAATGTAGTGACAGCATGGACCAGAGCTACGGAGCAGTATATGATGTAGTGACAGTATAGACCAGAGCTAGGGGAGAGTAGAGGATGCAGTGACAGTATGGACCAGAGCTACGGGGTAGTAAAGAATGTAGTGACAGCATGGACCAGAGCTACAGAGCAGTATATGATGTAGTGACAGTATAGACCAGAGCTAGGGGGTAGTAGATGATGTAGTGACAGTATGGACCAGAGCTAGGGGGCAGTAGAGAACGTAGTGACATTATGGACCAGAGCTAGGGGGCAGTAGAGAACGTAGTGACTGTATAGACCAGAGCTAGGGGGCAGTAGAGAACGTAGTGACTGTATAGACCAGAGCTAGGGGGCAGTAGAGAACGTAGTGACTGTATAGACCAGAGCTAGGGGGCAGTAGATAACGTAGTGACTGTATAGACCGGAGCTAGGGGGCAGTAGAGAACGTAGTGACTGTATAGACCAGAGCTAGGGGGCAGTAGAGAACGTAGTGATAGCATGGACCAGAGCTAGGGGGCAGTAGAGAACGTAGTGACTGTATAGACCAGAGCTAGGGGGCAGTAGATAACGTAGTGACAGTATGGACCAGAGCTAGGGGGCAGTAGAGAACGTAGTGACAGTATGGACCAGAGCTAGGGGGCAGTAGAAGACAACACAGTAAATGACATTCCCCAGACTTGAAATGACAGGATTCTTTAGTTATATAAACATAACCTTCATCCACAGACCTATTGCTCGGTTCTACTTCAGATAAATACAGTCAGAGGCCAGTCTATAAGGGGTAGTTAAGGTTAGATAAATACAGTCAGAGGCCAGTCTATAAGGGGTAGTTAAGGTTAGATAAATACAGTCAGAGGCCAGTCTATAAGGGGTAGTTAAGGTCAGATAAATACAGTCAGAGGCCAGTCTATAAGGGGTAGTTAAGGTCAGATAAATACAGTCAGAGGCCAGTCTATAAGGGGTAGTTAAGGTTAGATAAATACAGTCAGAGGCCAGTCTATAAGGGGTAGTTAAGGTTAGATAAATACAGTCAGAGGCCAGTCTATAAGGGGTAGTTAAGGTCAGATAAATACAGTCAGAGGCCAGTCTATAAGGGGTAGTTAAGGTCAGATAAATACAGTCAGAGGCCAGTCTATAAGGGGTAGTTAAGGTTAGATATATACAGTCAGAGGAACAGCAGCTCCTGGATCTAAAGGGTTAAAATGAGAGAACACTTCTTATGAGCTATTTAAATATAGACCTAAAATCAGGAAGGACATCACATTCACTTTCTATCATGACAAATTCTGTAAAGTACTGTGCATGTAAAATAGCATAACAATAATCAAATATAAATTAAAACGCACTATAAAAAAAACTATCAATTTAACACTGGCAAGAGAAGCTTAAAAGACAACAGCAGAATTAGTCAGATCCCTGGAGGTGGATCTCAAATGGAAATCTATTCATCGTTCAGTACTTTGGCCCGAGCTTCATAGGGCTGCCTCATAAGACTCTGCACTAGAGTAGTGTACTTCCTGTCCCCAGGGACTATGCCAGTGTTCACATGTCCGCTTCATAGGGCTGCCTCATACGACTCTGCACTAGAGTAGTGTACTTCCTGTAGTGTACTTCCTGTCCCCAGGGACTATGCCAGTGTTCACATGTCCAGGAGAGC
The nucleotide sequence above comes from Salvelinus namaycush isolate Seneca unplaced genomic scaffold, SaNama_1.0 Scaffold1980, whole genome shotgun sequence. Encoded proteins:
- the LOC120037915 gene encoding transmembrane protein 236-like; the protein is MPSGRMIKLVVYEVLQVACLSVPIFVVMERFASLMLHVRGDLTAYWLVVAASIAYVTSVSLLVWVPLRYLVLKQRTVITDITQWRPTPLAYVVLCTLPCFSILIAGSKVQVDKGPQYRQDHFSELPVSLVLFSLICVDIIERIRPCCLTGQ